A part of Armatimonadota bacterium genomic DNA contains:
- a CDS encoding translation initiation factor IF-3: MWGWHLPSPLCFAGRRPISSTEGQGGRESIERETRINDRIRVREVRLIGPGGEQLGIVSTREALMRAQEHTLDLVEVAPTASPPVCKIMDYGRYKYEQSKRDRDAHRKSRGGDLKGMRMSPKIGEHDFQVKIRRVTEFLKDGDKVRVAMWFRGREMAHPKVGEALLQRLALAVAEVGVVESMPKLEGRNMIMLLAPRKG; the protein is encoded by the coding sequence ATGTGGGGATGGCACCTGCCGTCCCCTTTGTGTTTTGCGGGCCGCAGGCCGATATCAAGCACGGAGGGTCAAGGAGGGCGAGAGAGCATCGAACGCGAGACGCGGATCAACGACCGGATAAGAGTCCGAGAGGTGCGATTGATCGGCCCTGGCGGCGAGCAGCTGGGGATCGTTTCCACACGCGAGGCGCTCATGCGCGCTCAGGAGCACACTCTGGACCTCGTGGAGGTCGCCCCCACGGCGTCCCCGCCCGTGTGCAAGATAATGGACTACGGGCGGTACAAGTACGAGCAGAGCAAGCGTGACCGGGACGCCCACCGGAAGTCGCGCGGCGGCGATCTCAAGGGCATGCGGATGAGCCCGAAGATAGGCGAGCACGATTTCCAGGTCAAGATCCGCCGGGTGACCGAGTTCCTCAAGGACGGCGACAAGGTCCGGGTCGCGATGTGGTTCCGCGGGCGCGAGATGGCCCACCCCAAGGTGGGGGAAGCGTTGCTGCAACGTTTGGCCCTGGCGGTGGCTGAGGTCGGGGTGGTCGAGAGCATGCCCAAGCTGGAAGGCAGGAACATGATAATGCTCCTCGCCCCCCGAAAGGGGTAG
- the rpmI gene encoding 50S ribosomal protein L35, producing the protein MAKTKRHQGATKRIGTTGSGRLTRGRQHGGHLKVKKSPKRRRSLRAEVSVHASDEKRLRRLLPGQ; encoded by the coding sequence GTGGCAAAGACAAAGCGACACCAGGGCGCCACGAAGCGCATTGGAACGACTGGTTCAGGTCGTCTGACGCGGGGACGCCAGCACGGCGGCCATCTCAAGGTCAAGAAGAGCCCCAAGCGCAGGCGCTCTCTGCGCGCGGAGGTTTCGGTACACGCCAGCGATGAAAAGCGGTTGCGGCGGTTGCTCCCCGGCCAATAA
- the rplT gene encoding 50S ribosomal protein L20 codes for MARIKRGVTARRRHKKILRLARGYRGGQSRWYRLAKQYVTRALAQAFTARRLRKRQFRRLWVTRINAAARGSGVPYSRLISGLRKAGVSVNRKVLADLAVKDRAAFDALVARAKVHLES; via the coding sequence ATGGCACGCATCAAGCGCGGCGTCACGGCACGTCGCCGCCACAAGAAGATCCTACGACTGGCTCGGGGGTACCGGGGCGGTCAGAGCCGATGGTACCGCCTGGCCAAACAGTATGTAACCCGCGCCCTGGCGCAGGCATTCACGGCCCGGCGCCTCCGCAAGCGGCAGTTCCGGCGGTTGTGGGTCACGCGCATCAACGCCGCCGCGCGCGGGAGCGGCGTTCCGTACAGCCGGTTGATCAGCGGCCTGCGCAAGGCGGGCGTGAGCGTGAACCGCAAGGTCCTGGCCGACCTGGCCGTGAAAGATCGAGCGGCCTTTGACGCGCTGGTCGCGCGCGCCAAGGTTCACCTGGAGTCCTAG
- a CDS encoding Trk family potassium uptake protein, giving the protein MVRQLALVRQSWSGRLTLSPSQTIIVGFITIILAGAMLLSLPAASESGRPTPFLTALFTATSATCVTGLTVVDTADHYSFFGELVILVLIQLGGFGYMTSWALLALVLGWRIGLRERIILTEAHNLYDLGGVVRFTRRLILMALIVEASGAAILTLRWMGEEPFGRALYLGVFHSISAFNNAGFDLMGGFRSLTAYAGDPVVSLIIAGLIILGGLGFSVLFDLRSRRLTLHSKTVLLATGMLIGIGTALIALFEFANPKTLGALPVPERLLAALFHAVTPRTGGFSTIEVRSLAEPTLVFVASLMFIGASPGGTGGGIKTTTFMAPLAVILSSIRGTGEPVLFGRRIMVQNVNKALTIAFVSLAFVFAMSVMLAAVERVEFLPALFEITSGFGTVGLSTGLTPHLSPWGRVIVMLTVFSGRVGLLTVAFGLTRRHRPARVRHPEERLYIG; this is encoded by the coding sequence ATGGTTCGCCAGTTAGCGCTGGTTCGGCAGTCCTGGTCAGGACGGCTGACCCTGAGCCCATCCCAGACCATCATCGTCGGCTTCATAACGATCATTCTGGCCGGAGCGATGCTGCTCAGCCTGCCGGCCGCCTCCGAGTCGGGTCGGCCCACGCCCTTTCTCACCGCGCTGTTCACGGCCACGTCGGCGACGTGCGTCACCGGCCTGACGGTCGTGGACACCGCGGATCACTATTCGTTCTTTGGCGAGCTGGTGATCCTGGTGCTGATACAGCTCGGGGGATTCGGGTACATGACCTCGTGGGCGCTTCTTGCCCTTGTCCTTGGGTGGCGAATCGGGCTTCGGGAGCGGATCATCCTCACCGAGGCCCACAACCTGTATGACCTCGGGGGCGTGGTGCGGTTCACGCGGCGCCTCATTCTGATGGCCCTGATCGTCGAAGCATCCGGAGCCGCGATCCTGACCTTGCGCTGGATGGGGGAGGAGCCGTTTGGACGCGCGCTGTATCTGGGCGTGTTCCACAGCATTTCGGCGTTCAACAACGCCGGGTTTGACCTGATGGGTGGCTTCAGGAGCCTGACCGCATACGCCGGCGACCCGGTGGTTTCGCTGATCATCGCCGGGCTCATCATCCTCGGCGGCCTCGGGTTCTCGGTGCTGTTCGACCTGCGCTCGCGGCGCCTGACGCTTCACTCGAAGACCGTGCTGTTGGCCACTGGAATGCTGATAGGCATCGGGACGGCGTTGATCGCGCTGTTTGAGTTTGCGAACCCCAAGACGCTGGGAGCCCTGCCGGTTCCCGAGCGGCTGCTCGCGGCCCTCTTCCACGCGGTGACGCCCAGGACCGGGGGCTTTTCCACCATTGAGGTTAGATCTCTGGCCGAGCCGACGCTAGTGTTCGTTGCCTCGCTCATGTTCATCGGCGCCTCCCCCGGCGGTACGGGCGGGGGCATCAAGACGACAACGTTTATGGCGCCTCTGGCGGTGATCCTGAGCAGCATCCGGGGAACCGGGGAGCCGGTGCTGTTCGGACGCCGGATAATGGTCCAGAATGTCAACAAGGCCCTGACCATAGCCTTTGTGTCGCTGGCCTTCGTGTTCGCAATGTCGGTCATGCTTGCCGCAGTTGAGCGGGTGGAGTTTCTTCCGGCGCTGTTCGAGATCACATCGGGTTTCGGAACCGTGGGGCTGAGCACCGGGTTGACGCCGCACCTCTCGCCGTGGGGTAGGGTTATCGTGATGCTGACCGTGTTCAGCGGCCGCGTCGGGTTGCTGACAGTCGCGTTTGGGCTGACCCGGCGGCACCGGCCGGCCAGGGTGCGCCATCCCGAGGAGAGGCTGTACATTGGATAG
- a CDS encoding TrkA family potassium uptake protein, with the protein MSEFAVIGIGRFGRSVAATLHQLGHRVLAIDQSEDSLRHVADDVTHAVQLDSTDAEALRGVGIANMDAVVVAIGAAMQESILTTLILKELGCKKIVAKASNDLQGKVLERIGADVVVHPERDMGVRIAHTLSAPGVLDYLEISPTFSIEELSVPDRLVGQTLGRMDLKARFGVSVLLIRRDSQLLISPDPETVLQTGDVLVVVGENRQLNRLETSL; encoded by the coding sequence ATGAGCGAATTCGCGGTGATTGGGATCGGGCGGTTCGGCCGGAGCGTAGCGGCGACGCTGCACCAGCTCGGACACAGGGTGCTCGCGATAGACCAGAGCGAGGACTCGCTCCGGCACGTGGCCGATGACGTGACGCATGCGGTGCAGTTGGATTCAACGGACGCCGAGGCGCTCCGGGGCGTTGGGATTGCAAACATGGACGCGGTGGTCGTGGCCATCGGCGCAGCCATGCAGGAGAGCATCCTGACCACGCTGATCCTGAAGGAACTCGGTTGCAAGAAGATCGTGGCAAAGGCCTCCAACGACCTGCAGGGCAAAGTGCTCGAGCGCATAGGCGCGGACGTGGTCGTCCACCCTGAGCGCGACATGGGAGTGCGCATCGCCCACACTCTCTCGGCACCGGGGGTACTGGACTACCTTGAGATCTCTCCCACGTTCTCAATCGAGGAGCTCAGCGTACCCGACCGTTTGGTCGGCCAGACGCTTGGGCGGATGGATCTCAAGGCCCGTTTCGGCGTAAGCGTGCTGTTGATACGCCGGGACAGCCAGCTGCTGATCTCCCCCGACCCGGAGACCGTTCTTCAGACCGGGGACGTGCTGGTCGTGGTAGGGGAGAACCGGCAGCTCAACAGGCTGGAGACCTCGCTCTAG
- a CDS encoding RNA methyltransferase, producing MRRAGEHPRRDPEQRIVLDGPRLVQEALDAGIFIEAVLIAGDEADPAGSPLSARLRDAGARVCQATLRVVQAASRVATSQGVVALARRPSPPDASILDSSGLLLLVADGIQDPGNLGTMVRTAAASGASAVAVTEGTADPFQPKVIRATMGAAFRIPVLGLDGPALRAALVAHGVRVIVADARGDLDYATAPVDPPLAIVVGNESAGPDAAWFDVGTRVRIPLLGQVESLNAAVAAGVLLYEVVRRRGVSSASP from the coding sequence ATGCGGAGGGCGGGTGAGCATCCGCGCCGCGACCCAGAGCAGCGGATCGTGCTGGATGGGCCGCGCCTGGTCCAGGAAGCCCTCGATGCCGGCATCTTCATTGAGGCGGTCCTGATCGCCGGCGATGAGGCAGACCCCGCCGGCTCGCCGCTGAGCGCGCGCCTCAGGGACGCCGGCGCTCGCGTCTGCCAGGCCACCCTGCGCGTCGTGCAGGCCGCCAGCCGCGTGGCGACATCCCAGGGGGTCGTGGCACTGGCCCGGCGTCCATCCCCGCCGGACGCCTCGATTCTGGACTCGTCCGGGCTCCTGCTGCTCGTGGCCGACGGTATCCAGGATCCCGGAAACCTCGGCACCATGGTACGAACCGCGGCCGCCTCCGGCGCTTCCGCGGTCGCGGTGACCGAGGGCACCGCTGATCCGTTCCAGCCCAAGGTGATACGCGCCACCATGGGAGCGGCTTTCAGGATACCCGTGCTTGGACTCGACGGTCCCGCGCTGCGGGCAGCGCTCGTCGCACACGGTGTCCGCGTGATCGTGGCCGACGCTCGAGGAGACCTGGACTACGCGACTGCGCCCGTTGATCCACCCCTGGCGATCGTCGTTGGGAACGAGTCCGCCGGGCCTGATGCCGCGTGGTTCGATGTTGGGACGCGCGTCCGCATCCCGCTGCTGGGGCAGGTCGAGTCGCTCAACGCCGCGGTGGCGGCCGGCGTGCTCCTGTACGAGGTCGTGCGCAGGCGCGGGGTCTCGTCGGCGAGTCCGTGA
- the pheS gene encoding phenylalanine--tRNA ligase subunit alpha, which translates to MPDDVDRLVTRTIKALGGVTDPDALEAMRHRVLGRRGEIAALLKGLPALSGPERASRGARLNSARETLLLAFDARAAELATTRETERLAAERIDVSLPGRRGPLGRRHVLRRTLDEVERIFVGLGFEVVEGTEVETDEFNFGRLNMPRDHPARDTQDTFYLGDELLLRTHATVVDARVMAGRTPPLRIVTSGRCYRRDPVDATHMPVFHQVDGFMVGENITFANVKGVLATFAREMFGPQTRTRFQPSYFPFTEPSAELAVSFEGRWLELGGFGMFHPRVLEMAGIDPERYTAFAFGLGVDRPAMVRYGIPDIRLLWENDLRLLEQF; encoded by the coding sequence ATGCCTGATGATGTTGACCGGCTCGTGACCCGGACGATCAAGGCGCTCGGAGGGGTGACCGACCCCGACGCGCTGGAGGCCATGCGCCACCGCGTGTTGGGACGCCGGGGCGAGATCGCCGCGCTCCTGAAGGGCCTCCCTGCCCTGAGCGGACCCGAGCGCGCGTCACGCGGCGCGCGCCTCAACAGCGCGCGGGAGACGTTGCTGTTGGCGTTCGATGCTCGCGCGGCCGAGCTCGCCACCACACGGGAGACAGAACGCTTGGCAGCAGAGCGGATTGACGTATCGCTGCCCGGCCGGCGCGGGCCGCTTGGCCGCCGGCACGTGCTGCGGCGCACGCTCGATGAGGTCGAGCGGATCTTCGTCGGGCTCGGGTTCGAGGTGGTCGAGGGAACAGAAGTAGAAACCGATGAGTTCAACTTCGGGCGGCTCAACATGCCGCGCGACCACCCGGCCCGCGACACCCAGGATACCTTCTATCTCGGCGACGAGCTGTTGCTGCGCACGCACGCCACGGTCGTGGACGCGAGGGTGATGGCAGGACGGACCCCGCCGCTGCGCATCGTCACCAGCGGAAGGTGCTATCGCCGGGACCCGGTGGACGCTACCCACATGCCGGTGTTCCATCAGGTGGACGGGTTCATGGTCGGTGAGAACATCACGTTTGCGAACGTGAAGGGCGTACTGGCCACGTTTGCGCGCGAGATGTTCGGGCCCCAGACCAGGACGCGCTTCCAGCCGAGCTACTTCCCCTTCACCGAACCCAGCGCCGAACTGGCGGTGTCGTTCGAGGGACGGTGGCTGGAGCTGGGTGGGTTTGGCATGTTCCACCCCAGGGTGCTGGAGATGGCCGGGATTGATCCAGAGAGGTACACGGCCTTTGCATTCGGCCTAGGGGTTGATCGGCCGGCCATGGTGCGCTACGGGATCCCCGACATCCGCCTGCTGTGGGAGAACGATCTCAGATTGCTGGAGCAGTTCTAG
- a CDS encoding phenylalanine--tRNA ligase subunit beta — protein sequence MRAPLSWLREYVELPEPAEALAEVLPMLGIGVEGVERTGVDQVLDLEIASNRPDLLSMIGIARELAAWRGCDVRLPADDLNEVDPPASSVAAVEIADASLCPRYVAHVITGVTIGASPPAIAARLEAAGIRPVNAVVDATNYVMLEWGQPLHAFDLDALRGRRIIVRPAAAGEYLVTLDGVGRTLDPAMLVIADASRPVALAGIMGGAETEIGPATRTVLLEAASFAPSSVRRTSRRIGLRTEASARFERGVDPEGVARAARRAAGIIADLSGGRVLRSGVDAYPAPVPRPVIRLRLPRLERVLGVEIPPGEVVAVLARLGLDARREGDSVIAVPPVGRRDLEREEDLVEEVARHHGYDRIPEAMPREVMQQGRRPVTLEAEGAARDALVRAGLTEAMTLSLIHPRVLDRLGVGEDDPWRLAVPISNPLTADHTHLRSALLPGLLEAVRINVARRRGAIHLFEIGRTFRAEGGAVRERRALAIALHGAWLAGFWEDARDLRDATLLHLKGVLETLSAELRAGPLVVEAGGPAWMHPARCGRVSVGGAEVGVMGELHPQVAARLDIPGRTCVSEMDLDALLGHAVLQPRFADMPRYPAVVRDVALVAPLDLPHAAVQGALVEAGGALLESAELFDAYAGPPLAQGTRNLAYTLTFRAPDRTLTGEEIEGLMLEICTAVAARLPVAVRA from the coding sequence ATGCGCGCCCCGCTGTCGTGGCTGAGAGAGTACGTTGAGTTGCCCGAGCCCGCCGAGGCACTGGCCGAGGTCCTGCCCATGCTGGGCATCGGCGTAGAGGGAGTCGAGCGCACCGGCGTAGACCAGGTGCTGGATCTCGAGATTGCCTCCAACCGGCCGGACCTGCTGAGCATGATCGGCATTGCCCGCGAGCTGGCGGCGTGGCGCGGCTGCGATGTCCGTCTGCCGGCAGACGATCTCAACGAGGTTGACCCGCCCGCCTCCTCCGTGGCGGCGGTGGAGATCGCGGACGCGTCGCTGTGCCCGCGCTATGTGGCCCACGTGATCACGGGTGTCACGATTGGTGCCTCGCCGCCTGCCATCGCTGCCAGGCTGGAGGCGGCCGGGATCCGGCCCGTGAACGCGGTGGTGGACGCCACGAACTACGTGATGCTGGAGTGGGGACAACCCCTGCACGCGTTTGACCTCGACGCCCTGCGCGGACGCCGCATCATCGTGCGACCGGCCGCTGCCGGCGAGTATCTCGTCACGCTGGACGGAGTGGGACGCACCCTCGATCCCGCGATGCTCGTGATCGCGGACGCCAGCCGCCCCGTGGCCCTGGCCGGCATCATGGGCGGCGCCGAGACTGAGATCGGGCCTGCGACCCGCACCGTGCTGCTGGAAGCAGCGTCGTTTGCGCCCTCCAGCGTGCGCCGCACGAGCCGTCGCATTGGCCTACGCACCGAGGCCAGCGCACGGTTTGAGCGCGGGGTGGATCCTGAAGGGGTTGCCCGCGCAGCGCGCCGGGCCGCCGGGATCATTGCCGACCTCTCAGGGGGACGGGTCCTGCGCTCTGGGGTGGATGCCTATCCGGCGCCGGTGCCCAGGCCGGTGATCAGGCTGCGGCTTCCGCGCCTGGAGCGCGTACTGGGCGTGGAGATACCGCCTGGTGAGGTCGTGGCCGTTCTTGCCCGGCTCGGGCTGGATGCGCGCCGGGAGGGGGATTCGGTAATCGCCGTGCCCCCGGTAGGCCGAAGGGATCTGGAGCGCGAGGAAGACCTCGTCGAGGAAGTGGCCCGCCACCACGGCTACGACCGGATTCCAGAGGCGATGCCGCGCGAGGTCATGCAGCAGGGACGCCGCCCTGTCACGCTGGAGGCCGAGGGCGCGGCGCGCGACGCGCTCGTGCGTGCCGGCCTGACCGAGGCGATGACGCTGTCGCTCATCCATCCGCGCGTGCTGGACCGTCTGGGGGTCGGGGAGGACGATCCGTGGCGCCTGGCCGTGCCCATCTCCAATCCGCTCACTGCCGACCACACCCATCTGCGGTCCGCCCTTCTTCCAGGGCTGCTGGAGGCGGTGCGGATCAATGTCGCGCGGCGGCGGGGAGCGATCCACCTGTTTGAGATCGGCCGGACATTCCGGGCTGAAGGCGGCGCGGTGAGGGAGCGGCGCGCACTTGCGATAGCGTTGCATGGGGCGTGGCTGGCCGGGTTCTGGGAAGACGCCCGAGACCTGCGCGATGCCACGCTGCTGCACCTGAAGGGCGTGCTGGAGACCCTCTCGGCCGAGCTGCGAGCAGGACCGCTCGTGGTGGAGGCCGGCGGTCCTGCGTGGATGCACCCGGCGCGGTGTGGACGCGTCAGCGTCGGCGGCGCAGAGGTTGGGGTGATGGGAGAGCTGCATCCACAGGTTGCCGCCCGTCTTGATATTCCAGGCCGCACCTGCGTGAGCGAGATGGATCTGGATGCACTGCTCGGCCACGCCGTACTTCAGCCCAGATTCGCGGACATGCCGCGGTATCCGGCCGTGGTGCGCGACGTTGCCCTGGTGGCACCGCTGGATCTGCCCCACGCGGCGGTGCAAGGAGCGCTGGTCGAGGCCGGCGGCGCACTGCTGGAGTCGGCGGAGTTGTTCGACGCCTACGCAGGCCCGCCGCTCGCTCAGGGGACGCGCAACCTGGCCTACACACTGACGTTTCGCGCTCCGGACCGCACCCTCACCGGCGAGGAGATCGAGGGCCTGATGCTGGAGATATGCACGGCCGTGGCCGCGCGCCTGCCGGTTGCGGTCCGCGCATAG
- the polX gene encoding DNA polymerase/3'-5' exonuclease PolX yields MQNRAVAQRFALIADLLEIGGESVFRINAYRRAARAMEGLSEDVATVAARGGLTEIPGIGKALAEKIVEFLATGAMHAYEELAASLPPGLATLMTVPEVGPKTALLLHEHLGISTLDELEAAAAAGRIRELPRMGQRTEEAILRGIAMVRRQAGRRPLGFALPVAEALVERLRAVAGVRQISAAGSIRRMRETVGDLDILVTSRAPARVMEAFTTSPEVSEVLSRGSTRSSVVLDAGLQADLRVVEPVAYGAALQYFTGSKEHNIALRERAARAGLKLNEYGLWRSGGGRGGHDRRVAGRTEAGIYRALGLVWIPPELREDKGEIEAAEAGRLPRLIEVEDIRGEVHAHTSWSDGADTVEQIAAAAVAMGYEYVCITDHSQSLKVARGVAAVDLRDHIRQVRSLSDGMGIAVLIGTECDITADGTLDYPDDLLADLDLVIASVHTRFRMSRDAMTLRIVRAMESEHVDILGHPTGRLLGARDPYEVDIEAVVDAAARTGTALEINAAPERLDLKDTDVRLARERGARLAIGTDAHSCAQLRYMPLGVGTARRGWVEAKDVINTLPLASLRDVLGRRGVRQRRSP; encoded by the coding sequence TTGCAGAACCGGGCGGTCGCACAACGGTTTGCGCTGATAGCCGATCTGCTCGAGATAGGGGGCGAATCGGTCTTCCGCATCAACGCCTACCGCCGGGCAGCCCGAGCCATGGAAGGGCTCTCAGAGGATGTCGCCACGGTCGCCGCCCGCGGAGGCCTTACCGAGATCCCCGGCATAGGCAAGGCCCTGGCGGAGAAGATCGTCGAGTTCCTGGCAACCGGCGCGATGCACGCCTACGAAGAACTGGCCGCATCGCTCCCGCCTGGGCTTGCCACCCTGATGACCGTGCCCGAGGTCGGGCCCAAGACCGCGCTGCTGCTGCACGAGCATCTGGGCATCTCGACGCTGGACGAACTGGAGGCCGCGGCCGCCGCTGGCCGCATCCGCGAGCTGCCGCGCATGGGTCAGCGGACCGAGGAGGCCATACTGCGCGGCATCGCGATGGTGCGCCGCCAGGCCGGGCGCCGGCCCCTGGGCTTTGCCCTGCCCGTGGCAGAGGCGCTGGTCGAGCGGCTGCGGGCGGTCGCGGGGGTAAGACAGATCAGCGCCGCTGGCAGCATCCGCCGCATGAGAGAGACCGTGGGCGACCTGGACATCCTGGTGACCAGCCGGGCGCCCGCGCGGGTGATGGAGGCCTTCACCACGTCGCCCGAAGTGAGCGAGGTCCTATCCCGGGGCTCCACGCGGTCGTCGGTGGTGCTGGACGCCGGGCTGCAGGCCGACCTGCGCGTTGTGGAGCCCGTCGCGTATGGTGCGGCACTGCAGTACTTCACCGGGAGCAAGGAGCACAACATCGCCCTGCGCGAGAGGGCTGCCCGCGCCGGGTTGAAGCTCAACGAGTACGGCCTGTGGCGGTCCGGGGGCGGTCGCGGCGGTCACGACCGCCGCGTGGCCGGTCGCACAGAAGCCGGCATCTACCGTGCCCTGGGCCTGGTCTGGATACCACCCGAACTCCGGGAGGACAAGGGCGAGATCGAGGCGGCGGAGGCAGGCCGGCTACCCCGGTTGATCGAGGTTGAGGACATCCGCGGCGAGGTTCACGCGCACACGTCGTGGAGCGACGGCGCCGATACCGTCGAGCAGATCGCCGCCGCCGCAGTGGCGATGGGATACGAGTACGTCTGCATCACCGATCACTCGCAGTCGCTCAAGGTCGCGCGAGGAGTGGCGGCCGTGGACCTGCGTGACCACATCCGGCAGGTCCGTTCTCTCTCCGACGGTATGGGGATCGCCGTGCTCATCGGCACCGAGTGCGACATCACCGCCGATGGCACCCTGGACTACCCCGACGACCTGCTGGCCGACCTCGACCTGGTGATCGCATCGGTGCACACCCGCTTCCGAATGAGCCGTGATGCCATGACGTTGCGCATAGTGCGGGCGATGGAGAGCGAGCACGTGGACATCCTGGGCCACCCCACCGGCCGGCTGCTCGGCGCGCGTGACCCCTACGAGGTGGATATCGAGGCGGTGGTGGATGCCGCGGCCCGAACCGGTACTGCTCTCGAGATCAACGCCGCGCCCGAGCGCCTGGACCTCAAGGACACCGACGTCCGCCTGGCCAGGGAGCGGGGGGCGCGCCTGGCGATCGGCACCGATGCGCACTCGTGCGCACAGTTGCGCTACATGCCGCTTGGGGTGGGAACCGCCCGGCGCGGCTGGGTCGAGGCAAAGGATGTCATCAACACGTTGCCGCTTGCGTCGCTGCGCGATGTGCTCGGGCGCCGGGGGGTCCGCCAGCGGCGCAGCCCGTGA
- a CDS encoding DNA-3-methyladenine glycosylase, whose protein sequence is MRQFRPLPRSFFARHTVAVARALLGHLLVHETPSGVLVGRIVETEAYRGADDPASHAFRQTPRSAIMFGRPGIAYVYRAFGLHACLNVVTEPEGRPGAVLLRAVEPAAPGPGRLTVAMAVGLEHNGADLTAPPLYLAHGGRRRVAVAVGPRIGVSAATDRAWRFGLDGHPALSRRFPSRL, encoded by the coding sequence ATGAGGCAGTTCCGACCACTTCCGCGCAGTTTCTTCGCACGGCACACGGTGGCCGTCGCCCGCGCCCTGCTGGGCCATCTGCTTGTCCACGAGACGCCGTCCGGAGTGCTCGTGGGCCGCATCGTGGAGACCGAGGCCTACCGGGGGGCGGACGATCCTGCCAGCCATGCCTTCAGGCAAACCCCGCGCAGCGCGATCATGTTTGGCCGGCCCGGGATCGCCTACGTCTACCGCGCGTTTGGGCTGCACGCCTGCCTGAACGTTGTCACCGAGCCCGAGGGACGGCCAGGGGCAGTGCTCCTGCGGGCTGTCGAGCCCGCTGCTCCAGGCCCCGGCCGCCTGACCGTTGCGATGGCGGTCGGCTTGGAGCACAACGGGGCCGATCTCACCGCACCGCCGCTCTACCTGGCCCATGGCGGTCGCCGCCGCGTCGCCGTTGCCGTCGGTCCGCGTATCGGGGTCAGCGCGGCCACGGACCGCGCGTGGCGGTTCGGACTGGACGGCCACCCCGCGCTCTCGCGGCGGTTTCCCTCTCGTCTATAA
- a CDS encoding metalloenzyme, with product MAVAAASPLPSVRVSGSARPRTARGGSDWTATPRSRGGFPLVYNEEVSILVLFLDGVGLGEPDPAINPFAKTATPTLRRLLGGPMVAQETVSRPGVLLLSADATLGVAGLPQSATGQTALLTGCNAPAIAGRHVSTYPTAELRDLLSEHSIFARARRRGLRVVLANTYSPEYFSAVALRRLRVAAVTYAAQAAGVRLRSIDDLRSGRAVFHDLVNLRLRRWGHDVQALTPRLAGHRLSEIAADADLTFFEFFLTDLAAHGRTALSPDAVIGMMDELLAGIIERLDARTTLLVTSDHGNIEDCRTSAHTRYPVPVLAIGSQSGAFRDVRTITDVAPAILSALGGNEPVKAARSGGARSGGARPGMVSR from the coding sequence ATGGCGGTCGCCGCCGCGTCGCCGTTGCCGTCGGTCCGCGTATCGGGGTCAGCGCGGCCACGGACCGCGCGTGGCGGTTCGGACTGGACGGCCACCCCGCGCTCTCGCGGCGGTTTCCCTCTCGTCTATAATGAAGAGGTGTCAATCCTGGTCCTGTTTCTGGACGGCGTCGGCCTCGGCGAGCCCGATCCCGCGATCAACCCGTTCGCGAAGACGGCGACACCAACGCTGCGCCGGCTGCTCGGCGGCCCGATGGTTGCCCAGGAGACGGTCAGCCGCCCGGGGGTGCTGCTGCTGTCCGCGGACGCAACCCTGGGCGTCGCTGGACTGCCGCAGAGCGCGACCGGACAGACCGCGCTGCTCACCGGATGCAACGCGCCGGCGATCGCCGGCCGGCACGTGAGCACGTACCCTACCGCGGAGTTGCGGGATCTGCTCTCGGAGCATAGCATCTTTGCCCGGGCGCGACGGCGCGGCCTGCGCGTGGTACTGGCGAACACATACAGCCCGGAGTATTTCTCCGCGGTGGCGCTCCGGCGACTCAGGGTGGCGGCGGTCACGTACGCTGCGCAGGCCGCGGGAGTCCGGCTGCGCTCGATTGACGATCTGCGCTCCGGGCGCGCGGTCTTCCACGACCTTGTCAACCTCCGACTGCGCAGGTGGGGGCACGACGTCCAGGCGCTGACCCCGCGGCTGGCCGGTCACCGTCTGAGCGAGATCGCCGCGGACGCGGACCTGACCTTCTTCGAGTTCTTTCTGACGGACCTTGCGGCACACGGACGCACAGCCCTTTCCCCGGATGCCGTGATCGGCATGATGGACGAACTGCTGGCCGGCATCATCGAGCGACTCGACGCCCGGACGACCCTTCTCGTAACCAGCGATCACGGCAACATCGAAGACTGCCGCACGAGCGCGCACACCAGGTACCCCGTGCCTGTCCTGGCCATCGGCTCCCAGAGCGGCGCCTTCCGGGATGTCCGCACGATCACCGATGTCGCGCCCGCGATTCTCTCCGCGCTGGGTGGCAACGAACCCGTGAAGGCAGCGCGGTCCGGCGGGGCACGGTCCGGCGGGGCACGGCCCGGCATGGTGTCCAGGTGA